The sequence taaaatattttatatataccaatatacataatacttttaaaactttgtacattattaactttctccttccctctctagcttaaaaaatatctcacGTATTTTCcagtatatatttaactaaaattacaattgaaatattaaattattaatttttttgtattttacattgaaattattttatatttttaagaaggcaaaattattttaataacactgGTAACAGTAGTACTGTAGTGAccaagaacaaaaaaaattttaatctttgcaAAAGCCccgaaaaaagttatattttgataaatataaatttataaaaatgtaaatttattaatttttttaaattcatagcttgtcaaatcttattaacaagtatgcattatatatataaaactaaacttaatgtaaaagaataaaagtatatatcttGATTTTCATTGAATTTAGTGATTTCCAACCCAGATATTTATGcacaaaaaactttataaaaaaaatacacaatgtAGAAGAATGTAGAATATGATTATAACGcgtgaaaatatttgtttcattaatatgcatcttctattaaaaaaaaaacctacaaactacatttaaaaaacagaataatgtattttttgcattaaaaaatatttacttaatggAATACTCTTTTGTTAGTACATTTTTTGTGtagtgtatgtgtgtgtatgtgtatgtacgtgtacatagattttatatatatatatatatatatatatatatatatatatatatatatatataaaatgcacaTACATACTCTTGAGAAATATAGTCATAACTTGAGATTTGTGCAAACAGAATTAAACTGAACGTACGTttaaacactttatttttaaatgtgtaattattaatatcttacttttttgtttgtaatataaacttattgtatcattcataataaatacttctttcttaaatattaatacttcattgtgatttgtataaaaataatttttctttattatatcatcGGTCTTATTTTCTTTGGTCAAccttacttataaaaataattaatgacaaattaaataatcggtaaaaataatactatacTAAAACGCGTACTCACaaagaattatttgaaaagaaataatgaatataCTCTTTTCAAATCATGACTATATCTTTCCAGATGTTACTATATGTTTCTAGATAGACTATATGCAGACTAGACTCTAGTGCTAGCTTATGgagtactaaaaaaattattttcatttgtttaataatattttatcctaATCTCTAGAATATTTCATTGCCACaactgtttttaatgtaattaaccATTAGAATTTATAGCCTTATTAGGCAATAAaggtcattattattaaatatacgcagtttttaacaaaaaataaaagcttcgcttttttatgtatttttaatcgcAAAATCTAAAAAGcagtcttttaaaataagcGTGCATGTTTTTatcttcaatataaaattagaatgcACAAGTTTCTTCGATAAGATGttttacgtaatataattttaatcaacagataatataaaatattaaaattaacataattatcttATCACATATAAGTACATAAAGTCAGttcacaattaatattataaaatataaatattctaagaaaatgtatatctTGTTACaccaattaatatttcaatactgtttgtataagtaattacatctatttttatgttaaaaataaatagacaaaatataagagccattaataagatttcttataatatttctaaaatcttgtaatttcttgCAACATTTCcaagtattattaattgcataataaattagttatataaaacaagaatgtataaatatttgcataaagttaaataatacaaattattatatagaaaaggCACGATATAGAAAAATTGCCTACttcagtaaattataaaaatatatattgttaagaGTGAATCAAAAGCAATAGTTGCGTTAAGCAGAACAAAGCAATtttgcaactgttgtaaaatttttatccgaTTGGTTTATACCATTGAAATCAGAAGAAATAAACGGAATCTTTCCAAGGGGAGATATCAAATTCACAGTAAAGGGGCGAGTACATCGGTTGTTTGATAATTCGTTCAGTCGTTCCATTGGCCCGATTAACTACGTGCAGGTGTGCTAAAGTCCGAATGTTATGATGTATATACAATACTGTGACATTTTCGCCTAAAGTGACTGctcctttttcttttgatgtcaataattttttacaattagatTTGACGTAAACTAAGAGTaagaattaattgtattaaaaaattttataatttaaaagctgctttctatttaacataatcaatgttaaaaattgatacattaataattcatgTAAAGCCGTACaggcaaaatttaattaacgttaatatataataaaaatttgtattctcAAAACAATTCTTATgtcaagtttttttaaataacttgcTTACaagatttgattttttaatcttatatctcgtaacaaattattaataatattctgtgttaagatatgtgattttaaatttaaccaAAATATTAGCAATGCATACACACTGTACAATAtagtttaaaagtaaataaaatagatgagGCTCTATCATGTTATCGGCattgaatattaaacattatacaCTTAATTACAATGCCATACAATATTTACTGCAAAATTCGTTGCGcgagataaaattttgctaataaaaaaattttttttgtacactaCATCACAAGCTTTACTTAAACAAAGACACTTGAAAGAACATGTTACGTAGTCTTCTATCGGCTTAGACCTCTCATTTAGAcctcttaattaaatttatagttgCATACATCGCATGCAACTATGCATAAagctcattttttataatcgcTAAATGCAGTTGTGGAAGAATTGTAGAAAGTATGTGAAACGTAAcagaattaaacattttataattttttcattaacaaGTGAACAGGATATCTCTCCCTATTTCTTGGTGTTATTCCTGTACTACTTTGTGCCGTTTGAGAATGTAATAACATCCTACATAATTTGTCGACCTCTTCGTCACTTGAACTAAATCTATTCAAGTGTCTGTCATTAGCAGAACTTCGAGAATCATCACAGTTCTcaatattaaatcttaatcGCGATTCTACGTGTACAGGGCTAGATGCTCTGGTGGCAGGTGCGGTTCTGCTACGAGATTCAACGTTTCTCAAGGGAATTTTGCTAAGACCCTGATTATGATTCACGTCTAATGTTGAGAAATATCCTTTTATAGTACGACGTACTGTAGGATCCTCCAAACTGTGACGTTTCACGATTTGCTGCTTTGTTTCCTTAGTATCCGTAAGCTTCAAACTAAAATTCGTGGAATGACGTTTAGTTCGATCAAGCGTGCATTTAGAGTTAGTGAACTTTAACTTGTCTTTATCCAGTATCAAAGAATTTCTCTTATATTTCTCATCTAGAGATCTCTCTTGGTTAGCGTCCCACCCGAATCTAGTTCTTCCATGCGGAGCGGAATATCTTTTAGTCCTCACATCAGTTTTAGACAAGTGTTGATCACTCAAGTTTTCCTTCATCATGTTACGTTGTCGCAAGCCCTCTTCATAATCTATTGAAATTGAAGTAATCCTCGACGAGTCACTCTCGCTCCTACGTTTCATACAATCTTCATACGAGGAATCTTCGACAGAGGAATGTCTCTTAAACTTCCCCTTATCAAAACTCATGCTGCTTCGTCTAGACCGAATCGTAGTATTTACTTGCCTCCTTGCGGCAATAAAATCTTGTAAATGCGGAATTTTTGATGAACTTTGAGAAACGGAGAATTCGGAGGTGGGCATCCTGATACCAGCGTCTACCAAGAATTCATCTGACTGCATCACGGATATTTCCGGCATGGAGCTAAAAGCCCAACAAGAATTATAATGAGCTGCGTTTGTTAATGCTCTTAAAGCGGCGAAATTCGGCGCTCTATCCTTGTCGCCAATGTTAGTAGAAAATTCATGTGAATAATCTCGTGTTAGTGGAGGATGTTGTTGCGTCTCTtgcttattttcttttacaagcGACAGGAAAAAAGATTTGGTAAAAGTGGAAGGACTATATTCGTTCGCTTGGACTGATTGTTTTCTAAACATCAAGTGATCGTTGTCAGTATCGTAATACGAATGGCAATAGGAGTCACTTTCATACTCTTGTTCACAAGCATCCGGCAATGTCAAGAGAGCTTGGAAGACTGCTAACTTGGAGCAGCTACATTGCGGTTTAGGCGTAATATAATCATTAGATGATCCattcacaaaattaaaatgcgaTGTATTAGTATGAGAGTTGAAATGTCCCACTTTCTCCCAAGGTTGTGTTAGTTGGATTCTGTTAGATACAAAGCAGACGTAACTTACAATTTGACTAATTCATTTTAGTATATATTAGTACATAttagtaaaaaagtttttaaataacaagtaatataattaaagtatatttagttatccatataatatttgttaatcgtaaaatttaaatgcctAAAACTAATAATGTTAACTTCAAAcatgcattaattttatattctttaaaattacatttctttttaaagttaaattctCCTTACCTCGTTTTTAAGCTTTCGATTACTTGGCGTGAAGATGTAGTTCCATCTGCAAAATACGATTATTtcagataattattaataggtattacaattaattttattaatttttttcttattcagcTAAGTTTTGActcgtatttattaaaatccgtTTAgctaattacttttttcaatcgctaaaacaaattgaaattttgtacTTTGAAAAAATGCTCGGAAAATTGTTCGGGCTTGCAAGACAGGTGACAGGATTACTTGGATACAAATTTCCGCTTCTCAACttctgttattattaaataatatgagttgcttacatttaattaataccgATTTTGTTTCATGCATTGCTCCTTTATTCTGCATTAAATGCTCACCTTTTGGCTGtgatctgaaataaaaatttatatagttttaatagataataataatcataatcataataataataatatgcaaagatataataagtttctacattaatatttaataaattactatatataattaaaattaaacttacaatCCTCTTGTAGAACCATCAGTTCCTGCTCTTGTCCAAcctaaacaaatattattcaaattctCAGCAAagattcatttctttttaataattaatactatcgttaaaatttacaatttttaattatccataaaaacttaaaaattttaactatgctactgaataatgaaatataaattataatcaattaaaatacattttgcgatcaaaacaaattatgtaaactagaattaataacataatatttgtgtAAGCATGGTCACATATTTcgtagataaattaaaaaattatctataaatgtttttacttaatattgtTCAAACGCTAAACAGCCATAAAAtatcactaaaaaaatatacttaataatacCTTTCTTTACATTTCCACTTGCTGCCTTTCCTGCACCTATATTAGACaacttcttttcttcttctaacTTTTTGGCGTCCTCCACATCTTGTCTGGTAAGCTTTGTTGTTAACTACAGAAAAATGATATTCagagaaataatataagtataacttatatattcttaaattactTACACTTTGACCTTCACATTTGACATCCATTTTGTCTAACTTCTGTgtaacgttttttaaaataaatagtacgTCTCTATCTTTTTCATTGTTTACTAGATGTCTCACAACCGACTCTAATGATGTTAGTAATTTTTTGTCGGTAGGCATCCATAATTGGTTTTTAAGTTGTGGCAATAAAGATACTACTTTCATTCTTATATTAGCTACAGGATCTTCAGCCAGATTcaataaaacattgaaaaaatattccttAAAATATGTAGAAGAAAAGATTTCTAGCGCTTCGACCATCATACGAACAAACATCATTCTCACGTAACAATCAGGATTATTAGCTAAATCTGTAAAGATTCTACTACGCAGTTCTGCCCTTTGTATAGATTTCGTATTGTATcgtagaaaaagaagaaaaagtgtTCCTGCAGCAAGACGTACCGGTATTGGTCGCTgaaatttcagaattaaatttacatatttaaccaaaatgtacaaatttaaaagagaACAAAAATGTTAGACTTACCGCATGTAAAATTCTGGAGAAAGTCATTGGAACAAagtatgaatatataaaatcactaGAAAAACATTTGGGTAAAATCTCTAGCTGCGCATGCATTAATGATGCCAATCTCCAATTGTGCGTGCCTGCAATTTCAGCCTCACATTTTAAAAGAGCTTTACCTATTTCCATTAAAGAAGAATCctgcaataaatatattattttaagaattattttaaattatgatacaaactatatttaaaaaaattaaattaccatTCTATCTGTTCCGATAGTTTGACTTTCGGCCAAACATTCTAGCGTTAATCCTAAATGAGGAATTAAATCTTGAAGCACTTCCTCGGAATCATCTTTTagcaattttatgaaatttccTTTTATTCGTGCACCTCTTGATCCTAGAACTTTTGCTACctacaaataattgttttattatatacatgaaCGTTATTGCAACTTAATAGggataagatttaattttacctCATGAATCCCACATGCAACGGTTTTCCGAACCATATAATAATGATCACTTGTCAATGCATCAAATGTTATAAGTATCGCATCTACATCTTGTGGAGAGtttgatacaaaaataaacattgcTGGCAAATTAAATGCACAGTGCTTTCTACATTCAACATATCTTTCATCTTGTGTAGGATTGCTgctaatctataaaattaaaatattaaattaagggTTCTGACCCCTCATCACAGCCATATTGAATTTGTGACAACAGAGACTAGAAATGACAAGTTGGCTATCTAATTTTTGCGCTTGTGtacatttgtaaataaaaataaatttgaataaaataacaaataacctCACTTTAATACACttctaaaatatgaaaaatgccATCCTTTTTCCTTGATAgtcaataaatacataatcgTAAACTAAATGTAATACAAAGCCGATTTTTGCCtatcataaaaagaaaaaatcttcaTGTATAAtagttgttataattaatattcttattgCTAGCAGTTAGTTGCTAGCATTTTGAGGATTTCATAAATACGTCACAAATTACAACACCAggatacaataaataattacgacATGGcacaaatgcaaaaattagATTGTCAACGTATTATTTCTCGCCTTTGACGTTGCAAATTAAATACGGCTGTAGTGAGAGACCAGAAGTCTTAAAGAATCTTTCTAGGTCAATTaggtatataatttatagataaatttataaattatttttaagatatatattatatattgtacattaatATGTATCGCAATAAACAAagatttaatacatatattccacatatttaatttataatttataatatacactCACAAACGTGAAAAGTGGTTTCTCTTTTTTCAGCGATGGTATTCCCATTTGTGCAAGttgttgataatattttatgaaccATGTTTTCTCTGGCATTGATAAACAttctgaaattaatttatcatatataatttatttattatcaaatatgctgttataaatataaaagattataatgcTTCTTACTTTCTAGGCCAAGTATAAGTTTTCCAAATTCTTGCGCTATTACACATATCACATTATCTTCCGATTTAGCTGCATTTTCACATAGCTTCTTAACAAGTGGggctattatattttttattgtatctgtaaataaaatgtttgagttaatttttttattttatttacaaaaccacccccccccctctcctctctctgaATGTCTGCGCAATTTTTATCCTATTAAAATCTAATCTAAAATAgctctataatatataattactcaCCTTCCTGAAGATGAGGTagtaaatatactattgtctGTACAGTGGCGTATCTTACACTGCTCTCTTCATCATTTGCTAATTCTACAAGTGAAGGTAGCAAAGCAGCTTTTACAGACTCAGCACCTAGACCTTCCGCAACAAAACGCAACTGCAAACAGATACTGGCTCGTACTTCGCTACTTACATCCTGACAAAGGGAGTGCACTGTTGGTAGAACTTCCTTCTGTATcctataataacaatttttaaaataattattaaatagaatgcctaaattataaattatttttatttttgtagaacttaatatttatttttatatcataaaaatataataaacaaaattgtatggtaaatatttttagttcttttaTTAGATACATTAAGACTTTttctagataaaaattaataaataaattcgaaTGTACTCACATAGAAGAATCGAATCGTGTACAAATCTTCCCCAATAACCTGCTGCATGTTATCCTGGAGTAAATCGATTGTGACAATTGCCCTTTACTTATAGTCAATGGAAGAATCTGTATGTGAGAATGTTCCATTGTTATCATTCATCCAAAAGAGTGCTAtactttattacatttacagtatacatattttttttaatttaacattaattttatttttgtttttttatagattgttttttatatgtacactaaataaaagtttttaaataaaatactttctaaataaaatattaaatacattaatttttttgcttttaccTGTGCTCTTATGACTTCTACCGGCAGTAATTCTATCACATCCAGTAAAGTCTCCAACCATGCATGACAGATAACTTCAACAttgaacatatataataaacatttaaaaaatggtgtACAATCAGAGTTAATTCAGTGTATTGAAGGTCAATTATAAAGTATTGTATTCcaaaaagtaacaattatttttattaagaatttaaatgtGTTCACCTGGGTCACGACTCTCTAGggaatttaatatactttgaAGGAATGTCTGACTAAAAACATTATGGCTGACAAGCTTCTGCtctaaaattgttttgaatGTGGACGACGCTGCTATGTGAAACTCAGTTGATGCAGTAGCCAAAGACTGCTGCATCTTAGGTACCACTCGAGACATACATGATTGCGAATCAGTGGCAAGAAGACTTGGTAGACTTTGTATAACACTAAGCTTCTGAAGCTCATCTCCCTtcctaaaaagaaaaaaaatgttcttttttcaaataacataccaatattattaattgttgtaGTTTTTGCGATACTCAATCACTctcaatttatataagaatatatataaaattattgtcttGAATATATAGTTGATACATTACATAATCAATGATTACAAATCAGTTATTTTCAGCtgtttttttgcattaaaaactatatatacattctattattataaaatgtagtagtttgtatttttgtatgtgaaaaaaaatgcttttatgCTCTGTAGCTGCTAGTAATGCTTTGTAATGCTTCATATGCTTTGTAATACTTTGTAATgcttgtaatttaaaataaacctacttatttaataaacaattaaatcagCAACTTGAGAACTTAAAAAAAGCTattgataacaaaataatttgatgtttatttaaaataaaattataatagacaTTAGACACTAAGCGAATTTTATTCGTTCTCAATGTaactatgtaaaaatatagagCAAAGGTTAATTTCTTAAGTTCAGTTACTAACGAACAATTGCATaagtttataagtttttgcagtaataagaattaaacaatcaacaataaagaatacatatacttaaaaatatagtttaaaaagtacatatatgtaaacttatgtatagatatatatagtaaGAAGCATCAAACTACATAtgtaaattgtttcttttttttagatttgttaGATCTATTATGTGTAtctaaattaacaaaagaaggGAAAACAGTGTCAAAATTGCATCATTCAGTCGTTTACGAGTTCAATTCCAAACATCCTGACAGAAGTTGAATTGATCATGGAATTTGGTAAATTATTTGTCCATCTCAAAGAGAAACAAGAAGTATTAGCAATAGACCAGTTCGACAGACGTAAACATGTCTGCGCACACAAttcaaacttttaataaaacttacataacatatttgaCTGACTTGGCCTTTCAATTCGACTTGTCTAACACGTTTGTGCACGTTTGCCAAGACTAGATTTTTTGTTCTGCTAAACTAGGGTGCACTCTGTACTCAAAGATGAAATAGGGGTACATTTGAAATTCAGTTAAAACGGAAGGAAGCTTTAGTTGCGATccagcaataataaaaaaaaagaaaaacaaacccgtaacaaacaaaaatgtacAGGGAACCATTGCGCGACGCGCGTGAAGTTAACCTAAATGCACGAAGGGCGAACCTCTGGCAATCCTGACATTGCTCACGACGCTCGCGCGAGGAATGTCGTTTTTAAAAGGACTATAATTAGCGTGCCTAAATTACAGCAGGACAGCGCGCTCCTTGAAAGATCGCGTCGCTATTTTTAGAGGGAGGGGAGAAAGCGTGCGCGAGACAAGGGTAACAAACTTGACTTCCGACAAGAGGGTGAATTCTCGCTCGATCTGATCTGATCTGATCTTAGATTCTCAGGAGCAACACGTCGTGAACGTGCGACGGAGAGGACACGGACACGCATGTAgaaaaggggagggggagggggagagagagagagaaggaaaaaaacaagaaCGCAATCGCCGGGTACTCACGGATCGAGCGCGATCTCGCACGGGGTTTCATCTCCCTCTTGCAGCATTTTCGAGGCGCATCTTACTCATCAACTTATCGCGAGTACGGTGGCGGTGATTGATCAATCGCGGCCTGGTAGGAACACTTTACGTGAACGGCACGCGCATACGCGGTCCCACGACATTACGCGTGACCACGCGCGAAAACGTGAATGACAACTGAATGGCGGCTATCGATCACGTCCGGTTCTCGCGGCTGTGCGTATCTACTACACCAGTATTACGcgattgcgcgcgcgcgtcgaaGTGCTCTGACGACGACGCAGATGACGAACCGACGCAAACGCGGTCCACGTACTAACTAGGCGCCGCGATAGATACACGCACGTCGCCGTGTGACGCATCGTCGTAGTGATGAACACACAGCTAGTCGAGGGCGCTGTGTTGCGTAATCCGCTGTTATGCGGGGTCTACAATGGCAGCAGGAGTGATGGAGTAAGgagtaagagtaacaattgaccaattaaaaaccgggagtaaacgaaatgggcaatctcattttatatttcttacttcttactcctactccattactcctgctgccaTTGTAGATCCCGCATTACTCTCCGCGCGGTACAAAAGATGATTTAACGATCACGTCACCCAGCAATCCGATGCGTTGGCCCCGACCGACGGATGCATCGGGGGAAAAGAATCTACGCACAAATCGATCGAGTATTCCCCGAATGCGAACCGGAGCGGAGGAGGAGGGAAAGGGAGAAGAATTGGGATACTCCGAATGAAAGGATTATCGTCTCGCCATCATCGTCAACggctaatttataaattgcttACAGTGCATGAGAAGAacgagtttttttaaattcaaaattcaattacaATTGAActgattttctttaaaaactagGGAAGAAACGCATTTGTTCGTGCTGGATGCGAAATTCAAGTTATTTCTGCTGACACAATctcgtacttttttttttgttactataatatatatttaaatttatataaataatgtatacaaggtatatattttttatcgatttgcacaataaaaatttgtaaaactatataaaattgtgaaaaaactaatttataaattcataaattaaagatttaaattacttttcaaTTATGAATTCGACAGATTTAGGCACAATTCCACGACTTAACGagagtttaattaatattgtccAATTCAAAGGCgaatttatcttatataaaacaaatttatctattAGACATGGTTAAATTATAGTGGAACTGGGCCTTGACGATTGCCAGATAAACAATAGATTTATCACGTACACTATTACATTAGAGAATATCCGCTACCTTGGAAACATGCTTATGTCTGcgagatttaattaatgctaTACCGACCTTGTTTCGGCAATCGGAGGCAAATTACGCATTTCCGATCAAGGTAAATTTAACAAGTCGATTCTCATTGAAGCAATCTACATAAAACTGCTTCTCATATATAAGTTCGAAAGCATTAAAAGCTTAATTTTTAGGATCACTGGATGgttaattaaactaaattgttaaaaatcgGGCATTAGCAATCAATAATTGAAGGATTTTCcacaaaatcaaattttaatttttttcttaaaatataattaagtaataattaaagctctatctatagttttatttttacattatgtttagaaaaaaattatcatatttataccATAAACAGTTTGAAGTTTTTGTTgccttaaaatttaacttcttagatttagatttttgtaggaaacctttcaattttaaatatttatacagaaCCTGACACTGGGAAAGACGATAATGGCAAgaacaatttaaagaaaataatatttcataagagccacttttaaattaatgacagATTATTTTCACAATGAATTTTGTTTGATTATATCGAAATTTAAAGCGCGTAATTTACTTACAGAAGGATATGGAGCGCCCTGTCTATAGGTCTTTTTTCCAAGCTAACATCCAATAAGTGCTTTCGCAACTGTGCTTCATTCTAAGAAAGGATATTTAAATGAGCTCGACGAGGCGTGAAATTGAATCGCATTGATGTTTAGCATTAATATCAGAGAAAAGTTCTCAAATGCTGACAAGTTTTTTTCGGTGAAATTTATACACACGCAAGTGAAAACGGACGAATAAAaacgttaataaatattacatactcTCACATCAGGTAACGGTTTATCCAACTGAAGACTCGCAAATTCTTCAAATTCCATGATTCCGTGTCCATGCGCCTCTATTTCtctaatctaattttatataaccttCTAAACACATCACACATTCTCTTCTCGAGAACAAAAGATGTATTCATGTTAAACATAATCGAAACGCAAAAATTCATAAACGAGTAGAGAAattgcatattaaattttaataaaaaaaaatttttatagaaaccatttatattacaatctaAATGATACATGATTATAG is a genomic window of Monomorium pharaonis isolate MP-MQ-018 chromosome 7, ASM1337386v2, whole genome shotgun sequence containing:
- the LOC105827884 gene encoding serine/threonine-protein phosphatase 4 regulatory subunit 4 isoform X1 encodes the protein MLQEGDETPCEIALDPKGDELQKLSVIQSLPSLLATDSQSCMSRVVPKMQQSLATASTEFHIAASSTFKTILEQKLVSHNVFSQTFLQSILNSLESRDPVICHAWLETLLDVIELLPVEVIRAQILPLTISKGQLSQSIYSRITCSRLLGKICTRFDSSMIQKEVLPTVHSLCQDVSSEVRASICLQLRFVAEGLGAESVKAALLPSLVELANDEESSVRYATVQTIVYLLPHLQEDTIKNIIAPLVKKLCENAAKSEDNVICVIAQEFGKLILGLEKCLSMPEKTWFIKYYQQLAQMGIPSLKKEKPLFTFISSNPTQDERYVECRKHCAFNLPAMFIFVSNSPQDVDAILITFDALTSDHYYMVRKTVACGIHEVAKVLGSRGARIKGNFIKLLKDDSEEVLQDLIPHLGLTLECLAESQTIGTDRMDSSLMEIGKALLKCEAEIAGTHNWRLASLMHAQLEILPKCFSSDFIYSYFVPMTFSRILHARPIPVRLAAGTLFLLFLRYNTKSIQRAELRSRIFTDLANNPDCYVRMMFVRMMVEALEIFSSTYFKEYFFNVLLNLAEDPVANIRMKVVSLLPQLKNQLWMPTDKKLLTSLESVVRHLVNNEKDRDVLFILKNVTQKLDKMDVKCEGQSLTTKLTRQDVEDAKKLEEEKKLSNIGAGKAASGNVKKGWTRAGTDGSTRGLSQPKGEHLMQNKGAMHETKSVLIKYGTTSSRQVIESLKTRIQLTQPWEKVGHFNSHTNTSHFNFVNGSSNDYITPKPQCSCSKLAVFQALLTLPDACEQEYESDSYCHSYYDTDNDHLMFRKQSVQANEYSPSTFTKSFFLSLVKENKQETQQHPPLTRDYSHEFSTNIGDKDRAPNFAALRALTNAAHYNSCWAFSSMPEISVMQSDEFLVDAGIRMPTSEFSVSQSSSKIPHLQDFIAARRQVNTTIRSRRSSMSFDKGKFKRHSSVEDSSYEDCMKRRSESDSSRITSISIDYEEGLRQRNMMKENLSDQHLSKTDVRTKRYSAPHGRTRFGWDANQERSLDEKYKRNSLILDKDKLKFTNSKCTLDRTKRHSTNFSLKLTDTKETKQQIVKRHSLEDPTVRRTIKGYFSTLDVNHNQGLSKIPLRNVESRSRTAPATRASSPVHVESRLRFNIENCDDSRSSANDRHLNRFSSSDEEVDKLCRMLLHSQTAQSSTGITPRNRERYPVHLLMKKL
- the LOC105827884 gene encoding serine/threonine-protein phosphatase 4 regulatory subunit 4 isoform X3 gives rise to the protein MLQEGDETPCEIALDPKGDELQKLSVIQSLPSLLATDSQSCMSRVVPKMQQSLATASTEFHIAASSTFKTILEQKLVSHNVFSQTFLQSILNSLESRDPVICHAWLETLLDVIELLPVEVIRAQILPLTISKGQLSQSIYSRITCSRLLGKICTRFDSSMIQKEVLPTVHSLCQDVSSEVRASICLQLRFVAEGLGAESVKAALLPSLVELANDEESSVRYATVQTIVYLLPHLQEDTIKNIIAPLVKKLCENAAKSEDNVICVIAQEFGKLILGLEKCLSMPEKTWFIKYYQQLAQMGIPSLKKEKPLFTFISSNPTQDERYVECRKHCAFNLPAMFIFVSNSPQDVDAILITFDALTSDHYYMVRKTVACGIHEVAKVLGSRGARIKGNFIKLLKDDSEEVLQDLIPHLGLTLECLAESQTIGTDRMDSSLMEIGKALLKCEAEIAGTHNWRLASLMHAQLEILPKCFSSDFIYSYFVPMTFSRILHARPIPVRLAAGTLFLLFLRYNTKSIQRAELRSRIFTDLANNPDCYVRMMFVRMMVEALEIFSSTYFKEYFFNVLLNLAEDPVANIRMKVVSLLPQLKNQLWMPTDKKLLTSLESVVRHLVNNEKDRDVLFILKNVTQKLDKMDVKCEGQSLTTKLTRQDVEDAKKLEEEKKLSNIGAGKAASGNVKKGWTRAGTDGSTRGLSQPKGEHLMQNKGAMHETKSVLIKYGTTSSRQVIESLKTSSMPEISVMQSDEFLVDAGIRMPTSEFSVSQSSSKIPHLQDFIAARRQVNTTIRSRRSSMSFDKGKFKRHSSVEDSSYEDCMKRRSESDSSRITSISIDYEEGLRQRNMMKENLSDQHLSKTDVRTKRYSAPHGRTRFGWDANQERSLDEKYKRNSLILDKDKLKFTNSKCTLDRTKRHSTNFSLKLTDTKETKQQIVKRHSLEDPTVRRTIKGYFSTLDVNHNQGLSKIPLRNVESRSRTAPATRASSPVHVESRLRFNIENCDDSRSSANDRHLNRFSSSDEEVDKLCRMLLHSQTAQSSTGITPRNRERYPVHLLMKKL